The DNA sequence CAAGCTGTACAGACGGTTAGTCAAGTTCCATTTttagcggttttcaaatgactgtcgaaaatcGAGACCAACGTAATCACTCAATCACGACAGGACCAAACAGCGCAATGAACCAATGagaataggccttttgcaactagcgataacgtggtacaaaatccgccacgctggagggcaagctcattattattcccgcactgggacattaaaacaaagagacctgaaccagtgaagcttgacttgcctttgttttgatgtcccagtgcgggaataataatgagcttgccctccagcatggcggattttgtaccacgtgatcgttagtgGCAAAAGGCCTATTCCTAGCAGTTACCCGCGTAATTTGCGATAAGCGGGGGACATATCGCTCGTACAAGGTGCGACTGGTTTTGCTTTAGCAATTGGTTGAAAATACTGGAGTGAGATTTCTTAACCAATAACtgagcgtagcaatcgcaatcgcgtgaCTATATTACTAATTTtgagtcatttgaaaactgatcTAAGAGAGCAATTTTAAGTACAGTACGAGGGAGAATTTGTTAAATTGCCTAATATCCTTTAGAGTTTTACCCATTTCAACATGTTTTGGGATAAATGAAATGGCATAACACCGTCCCTTTAACTTCTTAATTAAAAACGTGTCTTTACATTTCATGCGTTTTCACAGAATAGACTGCATAGCACGAAGGAAGAACAATGTGCAGCGTATGGGGAACGTCATTGGTTCGAGCTTCGTTTAAGCCTTGGATCGCTTCAGGCTTCAACTTAAATTGGATATACTGTGTTTGTTTCACTTGAAGAAATTTGTGCCCGCGACTGAATGACTGTAGCGAGTCATTCCTCCATCAAACGGAGCACCGAGATCAGCGTTTGTACCTTGGGCACCGAGTTTTGTCTTATCTTTTTGACGTATTTACACTGTGCAACCGACGCCGTTCGCAAGGACTTCAGCCAATGATTAGGGTCATCTGTGGCGGTAAACATGTCTCGTGAAACCACATCTAACTCAATACACCTAAATGGCATTATCACTGGGCCTTGCATAACGCATGCATAAAACACCGGCCTTAGGTATCGATCAACGCTCATTTCAATTTCACTAAAATGTTTATCCCTAATGGAAATGTGCCTTTCCATTATTACTCCTTGAAGCAGACATAAGGAAATTTCACTGGGGATAATTTACTCTTCCGTCCTATCTTGCTCATTAACTTCCTCAGGGACTTGCTCAAGTACAATTTCCGTCTCTGAACCACACCCTGGCGCTGCGTTCTCCttgttttccaaatttttagCCTTTCGCGTTGCCTGCTTGTTTGTCACAGTAGTCTTTCGCTTTTTCCAAATTGTCCTTATTCGTCGAAAAGGACTGGTACGATGGGGAACTTCACATTCAGTCCCCTCCCCTGTTGGTAGTGGACTTTGAGCCCCATGATCGTCCTCTTTCGTTTTTTCTCTACTCAAAGTCTGAGTCACCGGAGTATCTTCTGTTGATGCACCGCTGTCATCTTCTTTCGAGCATGTCATCATCATGTTTTCCTCTTGGGAGACGCTTTGGTTCTGATTGCAGATTTCTCCAGGCCTTGCATTTTTTCCCTCATCTTCCGGGTTCTCAGGAATAGAATCATTGGCTACTTCAAAGATTGCGTTTTCGTTCGGGTCCGCACTTGGGACAATAGGACCGTAAATTTCTTCCTCATCTTCCTGGTTCATGGGAATGCAAACGCTATTGTCTCCCTCGTTCTTTTCATGTCCCGGTTGTagttttgtccttttcttGGGCGGGGTGCCTTGCGTTTCACCATTTTCTATCCCGCTTGCTTGATTCTTTACATGTTCTCTGAGACGTTGATTTTCTGTTTCCTTGGAAACGCCAGTGGGCTTTTTGTTGCGTATTGCAAGAGATGTATTTACACCATCTTCGACTAACGCGTTTTTCATTGCCTCATTATATTCTTTAAGGATTGCGTTTTTGTTCGGGTCTGCTCTTGGGGCAACAGGTTCGTAAATTTCTTCCTCATCTCCTTCTTGTTCTTGAACTTCTGTTTCGGACTGGTAACTCTGAGTTTcacctttttctttccctttgttCTCTCTGAGACATTGGTATTTTGTTTCCAAGGGAATGCCACTCTGTTTTTCATTGACTATTGACAAGGATGGGCACCCTCCATGTTCTGATCCTTCCcgtttattgttattgtatttAAAACCATTAGCTGCTATATGTgcgccatttttgttgtggcCCAGCCTTGAATGATATCCGGCGATTTCCCTTACCTCAGCGTAATCGCAGGTCTCATTCAAGTTGGCATTTTGTCGTGCGTACTCCAGATTTTGATTCTCTCTGCCACTCAGATTGGTAGTTTCTTCGTAAAGAGGATTGAGTGTGTCATTTTCAGTGCACATGGAGCGCATACGTTCGTTCAGAAGGCAGGCATAACCTAGATCTTCATTACTAGACGCTACTTTAGCGACACAATCTTGACTGTGGTCGCGGTCTGGTTCATCGTATGCTGGACTTTCAGGTGGATTTCCAGATTCCTCAAATGATTCCTCGAGTCCAAAGTCAATCGGCCTCTCGACGTATTTGTATTTGTGTTGGGAAAAGAAATCTGGTGAGCACATCCTCATGATGCTTTCCTCAGAGGGGTGACGACTTTCAGGTAAGACGTGGATCGCGTCGTTTTCTTGAGTGATGGAAAGATCTGGATATTCTTCTTCCTTGTGTGTTTTCAACCAACGCCTCATTATCCAAGAATTCATTGGCTCTctgttaaaaaacaaaagaacacagTTAACATGGTTTGATTGTCCATTCTAGTGCAGTGGGGCGTAGCCCAGGCGAAGTTTACGTTTTTGTAAATCAACCGCATTTCGAGACGAATATAATGAGTAACCCTCTACGCTGTTGGCCTCTTTATAGGTTCAATGGATCATAATGTTGTTTTCACTATTGGATCAGGACTGGCATGCAAGAAACACCAGATCAACAGATAGTGTGTTGAGAGATTCATTCATGGAATCTGTTTGTCGAGGTTCGCGAGTCCACAGATCGAACGTTGCAACGTCAATACTTCACATTTCACTCGCGCAGGAGATCAGATTCCATCAAGGAATGTCGCTTCCGAGTTTAAATACCTGCTCACGAGACAGTCAAAAATGGCGAGGAAAGGGGGCCTCTGCTCGGATTTGAAGGCCCAACACTGATGTATCAAGATGTACACCCAATCAGGACAGCATTCTGGGCGGTCTAGAGGACAACTAACTCTTTGGTGTTCCAAAATCTGTTAAGTGGATAATTGAAAAGGTAAGTTTAACGTCAATGATTAACGGTCTGGGAACGATGCATTATCGTAGTTTAGTCATTTAATCATCACAAATTTAGACAAGATTAGCAGGAAAGAATTGAGCGCTATTTCAGATTGGAGAAAATTTCTTTACACTTCCTAAGGGTCGAAGGAGGTTAGATCCCGCGCTACATTCCATGCTTGTAAGGCCACATGATTTCAAAGGGTCAGACTGTAAGCAACACATGTTGAGCGAAAATACGAATTGATGAATTGAACTATATAgtgcattttctattttggcaCATTTTAATGCACTTTAAAATTACTTTAATTATGTGGGTGAGATCAGACGTTAGCGTATGAAGGCGCCGCTAGTAGCCGCCATCAGTCCATTAGCGACCTCACCCAGCCCATGAATGTCGAAGATGCATATGTAAggacagaccacaacaccgggaactctgTGCCCTACGAAGGTCAATGCAGTTGAGTGGAACTTACTTGATCGTTGTCAAGCCAGAAATATGGAATTGAAAACTGTTGGTTGTTTTCTCGGTGTTGGAAGGATTGGTAGAGTTCCCACGCTAGAATTCCAAATGCCCAGACATCACTTGCATGTGAATAATACCCATCCATGTTAACCTCTGGTGAACTCCTGTTGGGAAATGGCGtccttaattttaatttttaaggcaatgaaaaaaaatcccaTAAGGGGTTCAAATGTCGTCTGCAGGACTTTACACGACACTGAATGCACTGCCACAAATCTGTTATCCTTCGTAAAAATTGTCTAGCAATGCCTTGGTAGAATAAAGAAACTACATTGTCCAATTGAAACATAACACTGATGCAGTGGCTAACACTTTTGTGAGAGAACTTAGTgcaaaactgttaaagaaaatAGATTGGAGTAATATTTTTCTCAACGCTACGGGCAACATATCAATGCATTTTTCTGTCAAAGTTTGTATACTTCTAATTTCTACTGAATTCAATTTATATAACTTTTCTGGCCAATTTTTCCAGAACAATATTGTCCCAATGCAACACAGCTTCATGAGCCAAAAGCGTTGTGAAAGAAGTTAGTAGGTACAAAATTGTTGCAGAAAGTAGGCTGGAGTTCTATTTCCCGGAATGCTTCAAACAACATTGCAAGACTGAAATCTCTGAAGGATTGATTGATCTAACGCCTGCCCTGTTAAGTTAACCAATTTCCATGCCAGCTGTTGAGGAACGTCATCACCCCAATGCGACACAATTTGTACTGGCCAAAATATTGTCAGCAAAGCCACAGAGAAGAATCAAGTTGTACTTGCTGAAACATTGATTCCCTTTGACGCTGCAActatgtttctcaaaaatgcacaAGATTTTAAGTCGTAATGTCTCACCACCGCCTGGCGTCTGGTGATATGCCAGCCTCCACAACACACAATGTGCTAGTCACGTCATAACGACTCATAGGAAGACTCTTAGAGCGACCCAGTCCGCCAACTTGAACCTAGAAATGACAGAGATACTTTGTcagctgaaagaaaataataattggagTTTCTGGCTTACAATTAAAATATCCGTAGATTTGAAACCTAAGAAATTACCTTCCATAACCTTTCTTTCCAACGAATTGCTTCCCGcaaatgcaatttttaaagGACATCGACTGCAAAAATGACCCTTAACGTAAGCAACTATGTTGTTCCCTTTGTGAAACTAGGTGGTGATTTTTTGAGGAACTAAATTGTTTTCGacaaatgtggaaaaaattgATGGGATAAATGGGCCAAAATGTCGCACTTTTCCTTGAGGATCTCCGAGTTATTTCATGCATGTTGGTCATATTTCGACGAGGAAACGATAACACATTCGTGAGAAATGTGACCGATCCAATCAATATGAAGCCGAAACATTACCTTGTCTGGCGATTCGACATACACGTATACAGCACGAAGGTTTCCATGCACAATGTGTCTGCTGTGAAGGTAGTGACAAACCGAGGCGATTTGCGACAAAAACATCACTATGTGCTCCTTCTTACACTCTCTTCGAAGAACGTACTCTTTGAGAGTGCCATATGTACAGTTGGGACGTGAGACCTAACAAAGAGATAAACAAGAGTTATAATATTTCCGATCGTGACTCGGAGAAATTCGGAAAAAATCCGACTGCTTTTACGTCTTTCCGACAACTGACTCGGCTGCTGTACTATGCATGCAAATATTAATTTCGGCGGTGGGCTCGAATAGGCTAGTTCGGGAGCCCATcggatggagcctccatctctattaatttcttgagtcaaccctttcccgagtagatttataaatagaaccattttctttcgtaatgcgcttgaatcgcatgaatgtgcttgctgcctgctgtcatttctctattttcattggctctttcctctatcagcgcgcgaaacctccccagggaatcgttctatttataaatctactcgggaaaggcttgactccaagggcttgtatgggagatgcAGGCTCCATCTTCCTGGCTTTGTTTCGAACAGTGCAAGGACAAAGGAACAGAGTCGAGCTTTTGaggaatgaaacaaaaatttggttttatcaaatgagttgataaaggttgaattaccaccgtgaaagatttagaaagctgacgtttcgagcgttagcccttcgtcagagcgaatagaggaattgtgggttgttgtggtttatataagagtgtagaggagctttgccattggtgaagatatggtcacatgaagttgtgaataaagtagtggaatgagaggcgttcattgattccgtggggagagagtgtacccagttgaaaaattaatttttgttcgagatttttgcggctttctgtgttcccgtggtgtaagtaaagcccgcaaatagtcatttTGAGGAATGATTTGCTTGATCAATTTTGTAAATAGCTCCACTGAAACTCGATTCCATTTGCTTGCTCTTGCACAATGCGGGAAAAGACTTCTGAACCCCGGACAAAAAATACTGCTTGCAGCGCCTCTCCGTGACGTCATGGCATCCATACTTattgaaaaaacatctttgagCACAAACCGGCACAATGTAGAATATATCAAtttgtgttttcaaaatttcaaaactgcaGAAGTACAAAAGAGTTTCCTCTGTGATAAATCTGCAAAAAGATATTTCTTGGAGAATCGACGGTCGAATTTTTATACTCACTATCCAACGAAATGATCTGCATAATTCGTCTCTTAATATTGGTACAAGTTGAGGATTATTTAGGCAGCGAAGTTCCTTGACATGTTGAATATCCTGTTGTGAAAGCCTCTCCCTTATTTCTGTGCTTCCCTGAGAAAAAGTTCAAGGCAAAGACATTAGAGAGAAGAATCAGTCTATCGATTTGAGTAGTCATATTCGCATCGCACTTATTTCAAGTCGTTGGGTGTGAAGTTGTACTCCAACTTTTCATGAATTAGACTGGCATGAGCTGTCAAATCAAGATATGAGACACTGTTGCTAGACGACAAGAGCACGTACTGGGCCTGTAGTTTTGTCGCTTCGTTTTATCCTTaaatgcttttgttttattccccTGGCTGTCAGGGAATCAATTCTTACCTGATGCTTTGTTTGAACAAAATCTATTGAGAGGTCCTCGTATAGatctgaagaaaaataagaccAAAACGTGAAACAGGCATTTGTCGGCATACTGTTAGCATATCTCTCTTCAATTCCACTCATGCAAAATACTCTCGATTAACTTCccaaaggcctgaaaaatctGGAAAGATTCTCCGCGAACTTCGTATTTTCCACATTTGCTGATATAATCCAGAAACTGAAACATCTTCGCAAAGATTCTTAACCAAAGATAAGACCACACTAAAACTTCGGAGTGATCATTCAAAGTCTGAGTGTTCCGAATTTGAATCTAAGttctggggcccgtttctcgaaagtcccgagaacttttcgggcccgaaaagccattcgtaaaactacgacccgcttattctgtaaagctggtcttttcatatgttgtaaagggaataaaaataaaagtaactgcaaagtttcgtgcctcgagacgccttcgtttttaagatacaaagagaattatgtcacccgaaatacgcccgaaaagtttcgggactttcgagaaacaggcccctgctTTCAATGGAAAGAAACATATAGTACCATCTTCTCGGTCATCAATCTTCTCAACCGAAGATAAGGTTGGAGGTTGGTGAATATCTAAAATAATGTAAAGcgtggttaaaaaaaaagacaaaattaaattcgTAAAAACTGGAGGGCAAACAGAAAGGGGGATTGGGCGGGAAGCGAGGATTTTTTTAGTCATAACTCAAGATGGGATGCGGTCGAGAAAAGTATGGAAACCAGGACAACCGGGTAAGGGAGGCGGAAGGCTCTAAACCCCATGTCGCCTTCCCTATTTCATCTCCCTCAAGTTATCTCTAGCTTGCAGGTCCCTTGAGGTCGAGAAGAAAACAGATATGTCTAGGTTTGCTCCCAATTAGGGTTTTAGTAAGCGTCAAGAAGGTTCCCTTCAACCACCTCGTTAACTTGACCCGTCACTTGTGACAACAGACAATAAAGGTCGTAAATTATCCACCTAACTATGAAGACGTAAACCGTCAGTAACCCAAATCATAACCTCAAAAATAAACCGAGCACAAACACTAACGCACAAGTTACAAACAGGTGGTTAACGCTTAGAATTAACAAGACACttcatttatcaaaattgagcagcCATCTAATTAAGCGCATTTATGGACATCATTGAAAGAGAAGGCCCACAAGACGCTTACCTGAAATATCTTCGTAGAGATCCTCTAGCCCTAAAGTTACAAAGAGGTTTTTAACGCTTAGAATTAACAAGACACTTCAttcatcaaaattgagcaGCCATCTAATTAAGCGCATTAATAGACATCATTGGAAGAGAGGGCCCAAAAGACACTTACCTGAAGTATTATCGTAGCGTTTCTCCAACCCTAAAGTTACAAACAGGTGGTTAACGCTTAGAATTAACAAGACACttcatttatcaaaattgagcagcCAACTAATTAAGCGCATTTATAGACATCATTGTAACAGAAGGCCCACGAGACACTTACCTGAAGTATTATCGTAGCGTTTCTCTAGCCCTAAAGTTACAAACAGGTGGTTAACGCTTAGAATTAACAAGACACttcatttatcaaaattgagcagcCATCTAATTAAGCGCGTTTATAGACCTCATTGGAAAAGAGGGCCCATAAGACACTTACCTGAAGTATCATCGTAGAGTTCCTCGTCAATGGCTGCGATCTAAATGCAGGGAAATACTATATATTAGTGATCACATATTTAGGCTCCGACGGTATCATCACAGTTTTGAGCGCTAATTAACAGTCAGGGAAAGTAAGGGCTTAAATGTTACGGACTGAAATTTTCAGACCACAGTTTTGCTACTTCTCAAGTAGTGCTTAAAAACGAGACGATCACATTTAAACTTAATGCTTTACTTTCACAGTGAACTAAATGAGTTATATAATTCTACACGGTTGAAGAGTTGGAACGGTTAAACAGTTTGGGAACTTTTTGTCGGTCAACCTTCTATAAATTCGCAATCTACGTTTTGTGTTTGCTGTTGTGTGTCGGGAATATGGAATATGGGCCAGAAAAAGAACCAGCTCTCTTGTGCTCTACCTTATCGCATAACCTGAGACCCCCAACCACGGATATATTTTGCTGCTTTCTCCAGATTGCACTGAGCGATGCCAACAGCACAGAATAGACGATGTTTCTTCTGTGCAATATTTTGGTAAAGGAGTGAAATATTAAAGCAAACAACTTACAGGGTATTTAGAAGCACTTATATCAACCTTCAGGGGTGGTGGATCAGGCCGTCCTTTGCTTTCGTCTAAACATTGGAAAGAACAATCCAAgataataaataactttaaaaagaTAAATTGCGGCATTTGATTCTTCACCAATCACCAATCCACGCAATCCAACCCGCCTCAGAGTGTTTCTGTTTTGTGCATGTTGTGCATGTTTGTGCATGTAAGCAAACGTCTACAAGAAGCTGTCTCTGCAAAGCTCACACAGAGATGAAACTAAAGTTgtaataaaaaggaaaagccaAAAGATCGACTGAAATTGAGCAAATACAATAGTTGCAGATGTGGGGTTGTTTTCCAACAAAAGAGAATTCTTCAAGGAGTAAAAGCTATTTGCTGAAGGTAATCCATACAGTTATTATCCCCGACTTAAATGCTTTACATAAATGAACAGACCGAAGCCTGTGGTAATCCGTTCCGCTTcgtcggaaaaaaaaactttacaTACCCGATTGCTGGTTGATGATATCACCAAGCTGATCTCTGATGTCATGAAAACTAGGTCTGTTGTTGTGTTGCCATTGACAACACTGTTCTATTAGCATGTACTCGCAGTCTTCGAAGCAATCCTCCTTTTGTACGATCTCCCTGCGTTCTATGACCTATGAAAGATGATTAACAGATACTTCATGTGGACAGTTAATCGCACATATCCAACACAACGGCATAATAAGATCCAAGATAGTTTGCATAGGCGTCAGATGCACATGGTAACAGAGATTCGAAGAAACTGTCCTGCGCAATAAAACGGATGAAAGATGAAGGAAATTTGCTCACTTAAATTGTAACTGTTAACCAAACGTTTCGAGGGGACTCCCTCTTCATCAGTGATTTGAGAGCAACTGAAAAATAGCATGTGTAACGTAACGTTCACCTGAAAGCAGAAATCGAAACGTTTACAGTGAGCGCTGACTTAAGAGACGAGGAAGATTTTCAGACACAGCACCCTACACCCAGGCGGCCGGCTCAATGTGGACTTAAGTTTCATCTAACACACgctatttttcagtttctcatACCACTGATA is a window from the Acropora palmata chromosome 14, jaAcrPala1.3, whole genome shotgun sequence genome containing:
- the LOC141866614 gene encoding uncharacterized protein LOC141866614 isoform X3 yields the protein MDSGKFDQSSLSLCVGMDSGKFGSMETLSSLDSLCTSVGTSDSLTSSEFSYSGEDRQDNELPPQDTRTQWEVGELSPGSYCRYKCYPLENEQRASDWNPKASKGIVVRKGCKDCQWTIVSFFRNPKRFIQKMDSAANLCRERREQFILLEVLPFLEESWGRCSESNKDIYELLAKLSHSVSSGQVVRHSLRLLLHLICRDNFEKGHGSLLDLEEIMRSSIFSPQGVFRREKQSERTLKLFVYSRILLLLLRPEVRHGELLIGDVENDLKKIVEELRRHQKQVENKKKDTLRYSIELILALFSNSFLIESREISPKAERMEKFLEECQEFCRNPNKESKDLKILQTLKEKKKTLEWDELHFVLYYLHGKVHSERPTPQMETERRAMLLVRLIIEAYLNAKGGEDWRFCLATSQLLVEIVKNNVTKELRQEAGLLLIYLLRDKRLQKKPECRAIVEKWSSQVLFSPDPEIRKIMIHFMSQNQREATTLPVERHSEHLSSIYGTQTLEINGAIISQNQNCVIVRGMFQQQKVVIKILNVMKNHLLGEDPKFEARTRMMYEAQNLRRLGASSHPNFPVLLGFDTKSMPYHIITAFECWGNLRKFLQRRQDVESRDQALHLLKMLDGVVCALSHLEKLGLVHRCVNAENILVGDNFVCKLSGLHSLRRLTVETMEQDSTYDSLDTPLFVAKASDMDLPVRWLAPESLIHHHFSTASDVYSFGMLVYEVLTYGCTPYRNVLKDEEVSNLVIERREIVQKEDCFEDCEYMLIEQCCQWQHNNRPSFHDIRDQLGDIINQQSDESKGRPDPPPLKVDISASKYPIAAIDEELYDDTSGLEDLYEDISDIHQPPTLSSVEKIDDREDDLYEDLSIDFVQTKHQGSTEIRERLSQQDIQHVKELRCLNNPQLVPILRDELCRSFRWIVSRPNCTYGTLKEYVLRRECKKEHIVMFLSQIASVCHYLHSRHIVHGNLRAVYVYVESPDKVQVGGLGRSKSLPMSRYDVTSTLCVVEAGISPDARRWSSPEVNMDGYYSHASDVWAFGILAWELYQSFQHRENNQQFSIPYFWLDNDQILEHQRVSCPLDRPECCPDWVYILIHQCWAFKSEQRPPFLAIFDCLVSREPMNSWIMRRWLKTHKEEEYPDLSITQENDAIHVLPESRHPSEESIMRMCSPDFFSQHKYKYVERPIDFGLEESFEESGNPPESPAYDEPDRDHSQDCVAKVASSNEDLGYACLLNERMRSMCTENDTLNPLYEETTNLSGRENQNLEYARQNANLNETCDYAEVREIAGYHSRLGHNKNGAHIAANGFKYNNNKREGSEHGGCPSLSIVNEKQSGIPLETKYQCLRENKGKEKGETQSYQSETEVQEQEGDEEEIYEPVAPRADPNKNAILKEYNEAMKNALVEDGVNTSLAIRNKKPTGVSKETENQRLREHVKNQASGIENGETQGTPPKKRTKLQPGHEKNEGDNSVCIPMNQEDEEEIYGPIVPSADPNENAIFEVANDSIPENPEDEGKNARPGEICNQNQSVSQEENMMMTCSKEDDSGASTEDTPVTQTLSREKTKEDDHGAQSPLPTGEGTECEVPHRTSPFRRIRTIWKKRKTTVTNKQATRKAKNLENKENAAPGCGSETEIVLEQVPEEVNEQDRTEE
- the LOC141866614 gene encoding uncharacterized protein LOC141866614 isoform X4, whose protein sequence is METLSSLDSLCTSVGTSDSLTSSEFSYSGEDRQDNELPPQDTRTQWEVGELSPGSYCRYKCYPLENEQRASDWNPKASKGIVVRKGCKDCQWTIVSFFRNPKRFIQKMDSAANLCRERREQFILLEVLPFLEESWGRCSESNKDIYELLAKLSHSVSSGQVVRHSLRLLLHLICRDNFEKGHGSLLDLEEIMRSSIFSPQGVFRREKQSERTLKLFVYSRILLLLLRPEVRHGELLIGDVENDLKKIVEELRRHQKQVENKKKDTLRYSIELILALFSNSFLIESREISPKAERMEKFLEECQEFCRNPNKESKDLKILQTLKEKKKTLEWDELHFVLYYLHGKVHSERPTPQMETERRAMLLVRLIIEAYLNAKGGEDWRFCLATSQLLVEIVKNNVTKELRQEAGLLLIYLLRDKRLQKKPECRAIVEKWSSQVLFSPDPEIRKIMIHFMSQNQREATTLPVERHSEHLSSIYGTQTLEINGAIISQNQNCVIVRGMFQQQKVVIKILNVMKNHLLGEDPKFEARTRMMYEAQNLRRLGASSHPNFPVLLGFDTKSMPYHIITAFECWGNLRKFLQRRQDVESRDQALHLLKMLDGVVCALSHLEKLGLVHRCVNAENILVGDNFVCKLSGLHSLRRLTVETMEQDSTYDSLDTPLFVAKASDMDLPVRWLAPESLIHHHFSTASDVYSFGMLVYEVLTYGCTPYRNVLKDEEVSNLVIERREIVQKEDCFEDCEYMLIEQCCQWQHNNRPSFHDIRDQLGDIINQQSDESKGRPDPPPLKVDISASKYPIAAIDEELYDDTSGLEKRYDNTSGLEKRYDNTSGLEDLYEDISDIHQPPTLSSVEKIDDREDDLYEDLSIDFVQTKHQGSTEIRERLSQQDIQHVKELRCLNNPQLVPILRDELCRSFRWIVSRPNCTYGTLKEYVLRRECKKEHIVMFLSQIASVCHYLHSRHIVHGNLRAVYVYVESPDKVQVGGLGRSKSLPMSRYDVTSTLCVVEAGISPDARRWSSPEVNMDGYYSHASDVWAFGILAWELYQSFQHRENNQQFSIPYFWLDNDQILEHQRVSCPLDRPECCPDWVYILIHQCWAFKSEQRPPFLAIFDCLVSREPMNSWIMRRWLKTHKEEEYPDLSITQENDAIHVLPESRHPSEESIMRMCSPDFFSQHKYKYVERPIDFGLEESFEESGNPPESPAYDEPDRDHSQDCVAKVASSNEDLGYACLLNERMRSMCTENDTLNPLYEETTNLSGRENQNLEYARQNANLNETCDYAEVREIAGYHSRLGHNKNGAHIAANGFKYNNNKREGSEHGGCPSLSIVNEKQSGIPLETKYQCLRENKGKEKGETQSYQSETEVQEQEGDEEEIYEPVAPRADPNKNAILKEYNEAMKNALVEDGVNTSLAIRNKKPTGVSKETENQRLREHVKNQASGIENGETQGTPPKKRTKLQPGHEKNEGDNSVCIPMNQEDEEEIYGPIVPSADPNENAIFEVANDSIPENPEDEGKNARPGEICNQNQSVSQEENMMMTCSKEDDSGASTEDTPVTQTLSREKTKEDDHGAQSPLPTGEGTECEVPHRTSPFRRIRTIWKKRKTTVTNKQATRKAKNLENKENAAPGCGSETEIVLEQVPEEVNEQDRTEE